A genomic stretch from Desulfotignum balticum DSM 7044 includes:
- a CDS encoding 30S ribosomal protein S1, whose product MTEKFDETPDQDDGEMSFEELFESYNDNLGQELAPGDMVEGKIISVGRTHVYIDTGTKSDGVVEKQELLDENGEFPFQAGDVLTLYVVSLNESEIILSKAISGAGKVALLEDAVQNRTPVEGKVTEVIKGGFSVDILGKRAFCPVSQMDVNYVETPEDFVGQTLRFLVTRYEENGRNIVISRRSLLNEEIKAARQAFFADVSQGDTLQGKVIRLMPFGAFIELAPGVEGMAHISELSWSRVEKPDEVVKPGDTVLVKLLSITPQDGQDLPKISLSLKQTATDPWESVDAAFKPGDQVSGKVMRITNFGAFVEIAPGVDGLVHISEMSHTRRVTRPEEVVEKGQDVQVVIKSIDMDAKRVSLSIKDALGDPWTGISVRYKPGDIMEGRLEKRETFGLFIGLEPGVTGLMPVSVLRNAADAKLYDALKPGDAVQVLVQQVDEENRRISLAPPDQKDIEDWKQFAGNKKDKPLGTMERVLMEALNKKKK is encoded by the coding sequence ATGACGGAAAAATTTGATGAGACCCCGGATCAGGATGACGGGGAAATGAGCTTTGAGGAACTTTTTGAATCCTATAATGACAACCTGGGCCAGGAGCTGGCCCCCGGGGATATGGTGGAAGGTAAAATCATATCCGTGGGCCGGACCCATGTGTATATCGATACCGGCACCAAAAGCGACGGTGTGGTGGAAAAGCAGGAACTGCTGGATGAGAACGGTGAGTTCCCATTTCAGGCCGGAGATGTTTTGACCCTGTATGTGGTGTCTTTGAATGAGAGTGAGATCATCCTTTCCAAGGCCATTTCCGGGGCCGGCAAAGTGGCACTTCTGGAAGATGCGGTGCAGAACCGGACCCCGGTGGAAGGCAAGGTGACCGAGGTGATCAAAGGGGGATTCTCCGTGGATATTCTGGGGAAACGCGCCTTTTGTCCGGTGAGCCAGATGGATGTCAATTATGTGGAAACCCCGGAAGATTTCGTGGGCCAGACCCTGCGGTTTCTGGTAACCCGGTATGAGGAGAACGGGCGCAACATTGTCATCTCCCGAAGAAGTCTGCTCAACGAAGAGATCAAGGCGGCCCGGCAGGCGTTTTTTGCAGATGTGTCCCAGGGGGATACGCTTCAGGGCAAGGTGATCCGGCTCATGCCTTTTGGTGCGTTCATCGAACTGGCCCCGGGTGTGGAAGGCATGGCCCATATTTCCGAACTGAGCTGGTCCCGGGTGGAAAAACCGGATGAAGTGGTGAAACCGGGAGATACCGTGCTGGTGAAGCTGTTGAGCATCACACCCCAGGACGGCCAGGACCTGCCCAAAATTTCTTTGTCCCTGAAACAGACAGCCACCGACCCCTGGGAAAGCGTGGATGCCGCGTTCAAACCCGGAGACCAGGTGAGCGGCAAAGTGATGCGAATCACCAATTTCGGGGCGTTTGTGGAGATTGCCCCGGGGGTGGACGGCCTGGTGCATATCAGTGAGATGAGCCATACCCGGCGGGTGACCCGGCCCGAAGAGGTGGTGGAAAAAGGGCAGGACGTCCAGGTGGTGATCAAGTCCATTGACATGGATGCCAAACGGGTGTCTTTGAGCATCAAGGATGCTCTGGGAGATCCCTGGACCGGGATCAGTGTCCGGTACAAACCCGGTGATATCATGGAAGGCCGGCTGGAAAAAAGGGAAACCTTCGGCCTGTTCATCGGGCTGGAACCCGGGGTCACCGGCCTGATGCCGGTATCGGTCCTTCGTAATGCCGCAGATGCCAAATTGTATGATGCGCTCAAACCCGGGGATGCGGTTCAGGTCCTGGTGCAGCAGGTGGATGAGGAAAACCGGCGCATCTCCCTGGCACCGCCGGACCAGAAAGACATCGAAGACTGGAAACAGTTTGCCGGCAATAAAAAAGACAAGCCTTTGGGCACCATGGAACGTGTTCTCATGGAAGCTTTGAACAAAAAGAAAAAATAG
- a CDS encoding HAD family hydrolase, whose translation MTDRHLFVTDLDGTLLTDDKTVSHRDLDTLARLRAKGVVVVAATGRSLYSFQRALAHIGMDTDSWPLDFLIFSTGAGVLKFKKNEIIRDLPISRSDVMHITACFEQMQLDYMVHNAIPDTHYFTFRSHGRDNPDFFQRIVLYQSFASPLTADTPVFETATQVLAVLPPKVSLAQVAEIQASLSGYSVVHATSPLDHQSVWIEVFHPRVSKSHAAAWLARQLDIPQSRVVAVGNDYNDLDLMDWAGQKFWVANAPAEFDTGVRMPVSNNAHGVTRAAVLSGLLD comes from the coding sequence GTGACGGACCGGCACCTGTTTGTCACCGACCTTGACGGGACCTTGTTGACTGATGACAAGACCGTCTCGCACCGGGACCTGGATACCCTGGCCCGGTTGAGAGCCAAAGGCGTTGTGGTGGTTGCGGCCACGGGCCGGAGCCTGTATTCTTTTCAACGGGCCCTGGCGCACATCGGCATGGATACGGATTCATGGCCCCTGGATTTTCTGATCTTTTCCACAGGCGCGGGTGTGCTGAAGTTCAAAAAAAATGAAATTATCCGGGACCTGCCCATTTCCCGGTCGGATGTGATGCACATCACCGCCTGTTTTGAACAGATGCAGCTGGATTATATGGTTCACAACGCCATCCCGGACACCCACTATTTCACGTTCCGGTCCCATGGCCGGGACAATCCGGATTTTTTTCAGCGGATTGTTCTGTATCAATCCTTTGCCAGCCCTTTGACCGCGGACACCCCGGTATTTGAAACCGCCACCCAGGTCCTGGCGGTGTTGCCCCCGAAAGTGTCTCTGGCACAGGTGGCGGAAATACAGGCCTCATTGTCCGGTTACAGTGTGGTGCATGCCACATCTCCTTTGGATCATCAGTCCGTTTGGATCGAAGTGTTTCATCCCCGGGTCTCCAAAAGCCATGCCGCAGCCTGGCTGGCCCGGCAGTTGGATATCCCGCAGTCCCGGGTGGTGGCGGTGGGCAATGACTACAATGATCTGGATCTGATGGACTGGGCCGGGCAGAAATTCTGGGTGGCCAATGCCCCGGCGGAGTTTGATACCGGGGTCCGGATGCCGGTGTCCAACAACGCGCATGGCGTGACCCGGGCCGCAGTTCTGTCCGGACTGCTGGATTGA
- a CDS encoding pyridoxine 5'-phosphate synthase: MAELAVNVDHVATLRQARGIDYPDPVAAAVAAETAGADAIVVHLRGDRRHIQERDVRLLRQIVQSRLILEMAATSEMLGIALDIMPDTVTLVPEKREELTTEGGLDLITHQDHIQDAVSTLRNAGIQVCIFIDPDLDQIKIAHKIDADMIEIHTGAFCDAETRAEARREFDRIVDAAKIGTKLKLGVNAGHGICYNTIKAFAGLHEIREFSIGHSIVSRAVLTGMDRAVRDMKKLIQDLGQAPV; this comes from the coding sequence ATGGCAGAACTGGCTGTAAATGTAGATCATGTGGCCACCCTGCGCCAGGCCCGGGGCATTGACTATCCGGACCCAGTCGCTGCGGCGGTGGCTGCGGAAACCGCAGGTGCGGACGCCATTGTGGTCCATTTAAGAGGAGACCGCCGCCATATCCAGGAGCGGGACGTCCGTCTGCTCCGGCAGATCGTCCAGTCCAGGCTCATCCTGGAAATGGCCGCCACCAGTGAAATGCTGGGAATCGCCCTGGACATCATGCCTGATACCGTCACTCTGGTGCCGGAAAAAAGAGAAGAGCTGACCACGGAAGGAGGGCTGGACCTGATCACCCATCAGGATCATATCCAGGATGCGGTCTCCACCCTGCGAAACGCCGGGATTCAGGTATGTATCTTCATCGACCCGGACCTGGATCAGATCAAGATCGCCCACAAGATCGATGCGGACATGATCGAAATTCACACCGGTGCCTTTTGTGACGCGGAAACCCGGGCTGAAGCCCGGCGGGAATTCGACCGCATCGTAGACGCGGCCAAGATCGGGACCAAGCTCAAGCTCGGAGTCAATGCCGGTCACGGCATCTGTTACAACACCATCAAAGCCTTTGCCGGGCTTCATGAAATCCGGGAGTTTTCCATCGGGCACAGCATTGTATCCAGGGCCGTGCTCACCGGTATGGACCGGGCCGTGCGGGATATGAAAAAGCTGATCCAGGATCTGGGGCAGGCCCCTGTGTAA
- the ybeY gene encoding rRNA maturation RNase YbeY has product MTALQILIENRQKPMVSTPVLRKKTEQILNALGCNHHEISIVIMDDLQIKELNHSFRGIDRPTNVLSFPMQEGEFSDITPGLLGDVVISAQTAAREAQEAGITLDERMSQLLIHGILHLVGFDHETSKADADDMETKSCELLRLVEPNPDLAAF; this is encoded by the coding sequence ATGACAGCACTTCAGATACTGATCGAGAACCGTCAAAAACCAATGGTGTCCACGCCGGTGCTTCGCAAAAAGACCGAACAGATCTTAAACGCCTTGGGCTGTAACCATCATGAAATCTCCATCGTGATCATGGATGACCTACAGATAAAAGAACTCAACCACAGTTTCCGGGGCATTGACCGTCCCACCAATGTGCTGTCCTTTCCCATGCAGGAAGGCGAATTTTCAGACATCACCCCCGGGCTGCTGGGGGATGTGGTCATCTCGGCCCAGACCGCGGCCAGAGAAGCACAGGAAGCCGGCATCACCCTGGACGAAAGAATGTCCCAGCTGCTGATCCACGGCATCCTGCATCTGGTGGGATTTGATCATGAAACAAGTAAGGCGGACGCGGATGACATGGAAACAAAAAGTTGTGAACTGTTAAGACTGGTTGAGCCCAATCCGGATCTGGCGGCATTTTAA
- a CDS encoding HD family phosphohydrolase, translated as MKKTKINNWLDSARHFILSTPYLLWAMLLGITLLFTFSQTPEQQQITDAYQIGDVAQRDIKAPRDILVEDREVSDERRNQARDMVRIVYDLDADLLPRIQASVEDAMKIGRSLFEPGSTRKTEDETPAGDTPDPTFAMVLETKPLFEEKLGIVISEGAYSILHKHRFDPNITQKIQTIMGKVLSNGVVANKEILLEQEHKGIVLRNIKSNEEQVVNNLKVFYGPDQAKAMIRIEGEPLLKKVNYTLTNLIVDICQRLLQPNIFMNKNETQARILAAQATINPVMYQIKAGEMIVREGERIDKTRLIKLNALLEQTVVKTVYVSATGVALITFTLLLVSYLLFFRHHAALENDHNKHMIFLALGLVLYLGAVKLSSYLVQSADPNQAWDLMSASFFMAIPLPAAAMICCLFLGFSIAIYFSLVLSVLASISFGGSFEAFIFFLLSCSMAAFWAQARQTRKNFIMTGVKLAIFNSFLAIALGFYSLTQPDPVILAREVIIAFCGGIFSAVLTIGFCPLIEIIFDYTTEAKLLELANLDQPLIKKLMIEAPGTYNHSVIVATLAEAAASAIHANSLKAKVMAYYHDIGKLDKIMYFIENQADGKNRHDKLSPSMSALILIQHVKKGVELAKTHKLGNEIIEGITQHHGTSLIKFFYNKALKSGKDNINEENFRYPGPKPQTRETGIVMLADVVEAAVRALDRPTAARIRGRVKELINDIFADGQLEECELTLKDLHQIAKSFNNILTSIYHSRIEYTDKPQEKKKEKNDSTSDTDREPSKTNGVHAGASQKDRTDLKRLGL; from the coding sequence ATGAAAAAAACAAAGATTAATAACTGGCTGGATTCAGCCAGACACTTTATTTTGTCCACCCCCTACCTGTTGTGGGCCATGTTGCTGGGCATTACGCTGTTGTTCACTTTTTCCCAGACACCGGAACAGCAGCAGATCACCGATGCGTATCAAATCGGAGATGTGGCCCAGCGGGATATCAAAGCGCCCAGAGACATCCTGGTGGAAGACCGGGAAGTGTCTGACGAACGGCGCAATCAGGCTCGGGATATGGTACGCATCGTGTACGATCTGGATGCGGACCTGCTGCCCCGGATTCAGGCCAGTGTCGAAGATGCCATGAAAATCGGCCGATCCCTGTTTGAACCGGGATCGACCCGAAAAACTGAAGATGAAACGCCGGCCGGAGACACCCCGGACCCCACCTTTGCCATGGTCCTGGAAACCAAACCCCTATTCGAAGAAAAACTGGGCATCGTGATCAGTGAAGGGGCATATTCCATCCTGCACAAACACCGGTTTGATCCAAACATCACCCAAAAAATTCAGACCATCATGGGAAAGGTGCTTTCCAACGGGGTGGTGGCGAACAAGGAAATTCTGCTGGAACAGGAACACAAAGGGATTGTCCTGCGAAACATCAAATCCAATGAAGAACAGGTCGTCAACAACCTCAAGGTGTTCTACGGACCGGATCAGGCCAAGGCCATGATCAGAATCGAGGGAGAGCCGCTGCTCAAAAAGGTCAACTACACCCTGACAAACCTGATCGTGGACATTTGCCAGCGACTGCTCCAGCCCAACATCTTCATGAACAAAAACGAGACCCAGGCCCGGATCCTGGCGGCCCAGGCCACCATCAATCCGGTCATGTACCAGATCAAGGCCGGAGAAATGATTGTCCGGGAGGGCGAACGGATCGACAAAACCCGGCTTATCAAGCTCAATGCCCTGCTGGAACAGACCGTTGTCAAAACGGTTTATGTGTCCGCCACCGGGGTTGCGCTGATCACGTTCACCCTGCTGCTGGTGTCATACCTTCTATTTTTCAGACATCATGCCGCCCTGGAAAACGACCATAACAAACACATGATTTTTCTGGCCCTGGGGCTGGTCCTGTATCTGGGCGCGGTCAAACTGTCCTCCTATCTGGTTCAGTCCGCAGATCCGAATCAGGCATGGGACCTGATGTCCGCTTCTTTTTTCATGGCCATCCCCCTGCCGGCCGCCGCCATGATCTGCTGCCTGTTTCTGGGATTCAGTATCGCCATTTATTTTTCCCTGGTGCTGTCCGTTCTGGCGAGTATTTCTTTTGGCGGCAGTTTCGAAGCATTCATCTTTTTTCTGTTAAGCTGCAGTATGGCCGCGTTCTGGGCCCAGGCCCGGCAGACCCGTAAAAACTTCATCATGACCGGCGTCAAACTGGCAATTTTCAATTCATTTCTGGCAATCGCCCTTGGTTTTTATTCCCTGACCCAGCCCGATCCGGTGATCCTGGCAAGAGAAGTAATCATCGCGTTCTGCGGCGGAATTTTTTCCGCTGTGCTGACCATCGGGTTCTGTCCATTGATTGAGATCATTTTTGACTATACCACGGAAGCCAAACTCCTGGAACTGGCCAATCTGGATCAGCCTTTGATCAAAAAACTGATGATCGAGGCCCCGGGCACTTACAACCACAGTGTGATCGTGGCCACCCTGGCGGAAGCGGCTGCGTCCGCCATTCATGCCAACAGTCTCAAAGCCAAGGTCATGGCCTATTACCATGACATCGGAAAGCTGGACAAGATCATGTATTTCATTGAAAACCAGGCGGACGGCAAAAACCGGCACGACAAACTCTCGCCCTCCATGTCTGCGCTCATTCTCATCCAGCATGTCAAAAAAGGGGTGGAGCTGGCCAAAACCCATAAACTGGGCAATGAAATTATCGAAGGCATCACCCAGCACCACGGCACCTCGTTGATCAAATTTTTTTACAACAAGGCGTTAAAAAGCGGAAAAGACAATATTAATGAAGAAAATTTCAGGTATCCCGGCCCCAAACCCCAGACCCGGGAGACCGGTATTGTCATGCTGGCGGATGTGGTGGAAGCGGCAGTGCGGGCCCTGGACCGGCCGACAGCCGCCAGAATCCGGGGACGGGTCAAGGAACTGATCAACGATATTTTTGCCGACGGCCAGCTGGAGGAATGTGAGCTCACCCTCAAGGACCTGCACCAGATCGCCAAAAGCTTCAACAATATCCTGACCAGTATTTATCACAGCCGTATTGAATATACAGACAAACCCCAGGAAAAGAAAAAAGAAAAAAATGACAGCACTTCAGATACTGATCGAGAACCGTCAAAAACCAATGGTGTCCACGCCGGTGCTTCGCAAAAAGACCGAACAGATCTTAAACGCCTTGGGCTGTAA
- a CDS encoding PhoH family protein, producing the protein MTTLEFDNISIARQLFGFHNTHLEKIAKRFKITIHSRGGSVTLSGPAPEVRQVHSLLTQLYLIFTKKISMEPGDLDAAIALIKKDPDARLETLFMHTVYTTARNKPIRPRSLNQVKYVKAIETKDILFAIGPAGTGKTYLAMAMAVAAFARGDVRKIILTRPAVEAGEALGFLPGDLAEKINPYLRPLYDALYDMLEFEKARTYIEQEIIEIAPIAFMRGRTLNNAFIILDEAQNTTSQQMKMFLTRIGYGSKAIVTGDITQIDLPGGKKSGLVEVRKILSHIKGIEFIHFSRDDVVRHQLVSDIIDAYEKNKD; encoded by the coding sequence ATGACAACCCTTGAGTTTGACAACATATCCATCGCCCGGCAATTGTTTGGATTCCACAATACCCACCTGGAAAAAATTGCCAAACGGTTCAAGATCACCATTCATTCAAGAGGCGGCTCCGTCACCCTTTCCGGGCCGGCACCGGAAGTACGCCAGGTCCATTCTCTGCTGACCCAGCTGTATTTGATTTTTACGAAAAAAATTTCAATGGAACCCGGAGATCTGGATGCCGCCATCGCTTTGATCAAAAAAGATCCGGATGCCCGGCTGGAAACCCTGTTTATGCACACGGTGTACACGACCGCCAGAAACAAACCGATTCGGCCCAGAAGCCTGAACCAGGTCAAGTATGTCAAGGCTATTGAAACCAAAGACATCCTGTTTGCCATCGGCCCGGCCGGTACCGGAAAAACTTATCTGGCCATGGCCATGGCTGTGGCGGCCTTTGCCAGAGGGGATGTCCGAAAAATCATCCTCACCCGCCCGGCTGTGGAGGCCGGCGAAGCACTGGGGTTTCTGCCCGGTGATCTGGCCGAAAAAATCAATCCCTATCTGCGGCCTTTATATGACGCGTTGTATGACATGCTTGAATTTGAAAAAGCCCGGACCTATATTGAACAGGAAATCATTGAAATCGCCCCCATTGCATTCATGCGGGGCAGAACCCTGAACAATGCATTTATCATTTTAGACGAGGCCCAGAACACGACCTCCCAGCAGATGAAAATGTTTTTAACCCGAATCGGATACGGTTCCAAGGCCATCGTGACCGGAGACATCACCCAGATCGATTTGCCCGGCGGCAAAAAATCCGGTCTGGTGGAAGTCAGAAAGATTCTCTCCCACATCAAAGGAATCGAATTCATTCATTTTTCCAGGGATGATGTGGTCCGGCACCAGCTGGTTTCCGATATTATCGATGCCTATGAAAAAAACAAAGATTAA
- a CDS encoding CvpA family protein, whose amino-acid sequence MNGFDLMVLVIVLFCMIRGVFRGLIREMSGIVAVIAGFYGAFTYYWILSPHLAFLVQTPAIRHLISFGVLFCGIVILVGLTAALIRKLMHVVFLGWVDRTFGLVFGTAKGVLIVSVLFIMLTTFVSAGSSAMMTRSETAPYLAKISRTMTLFISRNFRIDFLERLNKTNVENAQTKEEDPIGIIGPGSGSDPDIAGKKRV is encoded by the coding sequence ATGAACGGTTTTGATCTGATGGTTCTGGTGATCGTTCTGTTCTGCATGATTCGGGGGGTGTTCCGGGGATTGATCCGGGAAATGTCCGGGATCGTGGCAGTGATCGCCGGATTTTACGGGGCATTCACCTATTACTGGATTTTGTCACCCCATCTGGCTTTTCTGGTTCAAACCCCTGCAATCCGGCATCTGATCAGTTTTGGTGTACTGTTCTGCGGTATTGTAATTCTGGTGGGACTGACGGCCGCACTGATCCGCAAATTGATGCATGTGGTGTTTTTGGGGTGGGTGGACCGGACATTCGGCCTGGTTTTCGGCACAGCCAAAGGCGTTTTAATCGTTTCGGTGCTGTTCATTATGCTGACGACGTTTGTGTCGGCCGGGTCTTCCGCCATGATGACCCGATCTGAAACCGCCCCGTATCTGGCGAAGATCTCCCGGACCATGACCCTGTTTATCTCCAGAAATTTTCGGATTGATTTTCTGGAGCGGCTGAATAAAACCAACGTGGAAAATGCACAGACAAAGGAGGAAGATCCCATTGGAATCATTGGCCCCGGTTCTGGAAGTGATCCGGACATTGCGGGGAAAAAACGGGTGTGA
- the mazG gene encoding nucleoside triphosphate pyrophosphohydrolase, which produces MESLAPVLEVIRTLRGKNGCEWDRRQTPVTMWKCLAEEVYELQQALAEKDLENTCEEMGDVLFQIVFIMEIFHDSGQIPMSRVMDTVKEKMIRRHPHVYGDAVVKTRTELLDQWEQIKTREKNGDLRLSAMDDVPKGMPGLVRAMKVSKSAVKKGFDWENIHQVLDTVKSEMAEFESALEQKDEDAIMLEFGDILFSLVNVARFAGFHPETALARSTAKFESRFRLMETDLAEKNISLGALSASEKNVFWSRAKKVHDNNQSVEKA; this is translated from the coding sequence TTGGAATCATTGGCCCCGGTTCTGGAAGTGATCCGGACATTGCGGGGAAAAAACGGGTGTGAATGGGATCGGCGCCAGACCCCGGTCACCATGTGGAAATGTCTGGCCGAAGAGGTGTATGAACTCCAGCAAGCCCTGGCTGAGAAGGATCTCGAGAACACCTGTGAAGAGATGGGGGATGTGCTGTTCCAGATTGTATTTATCATGGAAATATTTCATGACTCCGGACAGATTCCCATGTCCCGGGTGATGGACACGGTTAAAGAAAAGATGATCCGCCGGCATCCCCATGTGTATGGCGATGCCGTGGTAAAGACCCGGACTGAATTACTGGATCAGTGGGAACAAATCAAGACCCGTGAAAAAAATGGAGATCTTCGTTTATCCGCCATGGATGATGTTCCCAAGGGCATGCCCGGGCTTGTCCGGGCCATGAAGGTGTCTAAATCCGCAGTTAAAAAAGGGTTTGACTGGGAAAATATTCACCAGGTTCTGGACACGGTGAAAAGTGAGATGGCTGAATTTGAATCTGCGCTGGAACAAAAAGACGAAGACGCAATCATGCTGGAGTTCGGTGATATTTTATTTTCTCTGGTGAATGTGGCCCGGTTTGCCGGGTTCCATCCTGAAACAGCCCTGGCCCGGTCCACAGCCAAGTTTGAAAGCCGGTTTCGTTTGATGGAAACCGATCTGGCTGAAAAAAACATATCCCTTGGTGCCCTGTCCGCATCGGAAAAAAATGTTTTCTGGTCCCGGGCCAAAAAAGTCCATGACAACAATCAGTCGGTAGAGAAAGCATGA
- a CDS encoding DVU0524 family FlgM-associated protein, whose translation MQIPAYQIQNVLRLYFRQLGEGKILEKSGRFVMSSDTPRTISSEGTRQTIIDKVAAGIVEKIISEAAASEPPNPLTGRQIPLSAGKPGHNRDKIHFTYLLIDRHNTQTLRTAKDIHPYPGRHAFSTD comes from the coding sequence TTGCAAATACCAGCCTATCAGATTCAAAATGTATTGCGGCTTTATTTCAGGCAGCTGGGGGAAGGGAAAATCCTGGAAAAATCAGGCCGTTTTGTGATGTCATCCGACACACCCCGAACGATTTCCTCGGAAGGGACCCGGCAAACCATTATCGATAAAGTCGCAGCAGGAATTGTGGAAAAAATCATCTCAGAAGCGGCAGCGTCAGAGCCGCCGAATCCATTAACCGGCAGACAGATCCCTCTGTCTGCCGGGAAGCCCGGTCATAACCGGGACAAAATACACTTCACCTACCTGCTCATAGACCGGCATAACACACAAACCCTGCGAACTGCCAAAGACATTCACCCGTATCCGGGTCGTCATGCTTTCTCTACCGACTGA
- a CDS encoding class II fructose-bisphosphate aldolase codes for MSHHHTPDFQTALDVGRPPNIKKLFPHSKALIVSGKYIDQAMLEKGRCMTIAANGRNAFVIRGALAAAQQANAAIIIEIARSEGGTNAYCAVNLWNIARQTDAFMNELGITIPVAIHADHFGIKTPADIEPGKTEITSLFDAGITSIAIDASHMPDDQNLLANLELASFVPNWAGLETEVGEIKGKLGLSTAQEALFLIQGLNAHGIFPDWIALNNGTTHGIEQSDAGIDVPLTAQIHEALAPYKVSGAQHGTSGNSSDRLRQIAEKTRTTKANVATALQMISWGVQVNDYGNAILDDAGRFIKQPDKGVDEAIWQQMLTYAKDQGLTGGNFKKLNAPFENRFLAQPKEIRDRMANGVQAFVYTLLTDVFNASDTANIVLSHILETRSHDPGVKSETIESIEEWTEEKIRKNAVTISSNKGPEGDFDD; via the coding sequence ATGTCACATCATCACACCCCCGATTTTCAAACCGCTTTGGATGTGGGCCGCCCCCCCAATATCAAAAAGCTGTTTCCCCATTCCAAGGCATTGATTGTCAGCGGCAAATACATTGACCAGGCCATGCTCGAAAAAGGCAGATGCATGACCATTGCGGCCAACGGCAGAAATGCATTCGTTATCCGGGGCGCGCTGGCTGCGGCCCAGCAGGCCAATGCCGCCATCATCATCGAAATCGCCCGGTCCGAAGGCGGCACCAATGCATACTGCGCCGTCAATCTGTGGAATATCGCCCGGCAGACCGATGCATTCATGAACGAGCTGGGCATCACCATACCAGTGGCCATCCATGCGGATCATTTCGGGATCAAGACCCCGGCGGACATCGAGCCGGGCAAAACCGAAATCACTTCCCTGTTTGATGCAGGCATCACTTCCATTGCCATTGATGCCTCCCATATGCCCGATGACCAGAACCTGCTGGCCAATCTGGAACTGGCATCGTTTGTCCCGAACTGGGCCGGTCTGGAAACCGAGGTGGGAGAAATCAAAGGCAAACTGGGCTTATCCACGGCCCAGGAGGCCCTGTTCCTGATCCAGGGATTAAACGCCCACGGCATTTTTCCGGACTGGATCGCTTTGAACAACGGGACCACCCACGGCATCGAGCAAAGCGATGCCGGCATTGACGTCCCATTGACCGCACAGATCCATGAGGCCCTGGCCCCTTATAAGGTATCCGGGGCTCAGCACGGCACCTCGGGCAACAGCTCGGACCGGCTCCGGCAGATCGCTGAAAAGACCCGCACCACCAAAGCCAATGTGGCCACGGCCCTGCAAATGATTTCCTGGGGGGTTCAGGTCAATGACTATGGGAATGCCATTTTAGATGACGCCGGCCGGTTTATCAAACAGCCGGACAAAGGCGTGGATGAAGCCATCTGGCAGCAGATGCTGACCTATGCCAAAGACCAGGGGCTCACCGGCGGCAATTTCAAAAAACTCAATGCGCCGTTTGAAAACCGTTTTCTGGCCCAGCCCAAAGAGATCCGTGACCGCATGGCCAATGGCGTTCAGGCGTTTGTGTATACACTGCTCACGGATGTATTCAATGCGTCTGACACGGCGAACATTGTTTTGTCCCATATTCTGGAAACCCGGTCCCATGATCCCGGGGTTAAATCGGAAACCATTGAATCCATCGAGGAATGGACCGAAGAAAAAATCAGGAAAAATGCGGTAACGATCAGTTCAAACAAAGGCCCTGAAGGGGATTTTGACGATTAA
- a CDS encoding TetR/AcrR family transcriptional regulator, whose amino-acid sequence MQKNKSEKYLNILNSAGAVFAKYGFYKATISQIASRAGVADGTLYLYFKNKDDILYQYISYKTSIVFEKMNDAVAAGKTAEEKLRNLIRCHLQEFQSDRHMAVIFQSEVRYLRDIQSQIKDISKMYLDLLSDIIEQGQIEGSIRQDLFVGLVKRFILGAVEGVISTWVSAGSRYDLVAMADPLVDLYLNGVKEE is encoded by the coding sequence TTGCAGAAAAACAAATCAGAGAAATATCTCAATATTCTCAACAGTGCCGGGGCGGTGTTTGCAAAATACGGGTTCTACAAGGCCACCATCTCCCAGATTGCATCCCGGGCCGGCGTGGCGGACGGTACACTGTATCTGTATTTTAAAAACAAAGATGATATTTTATACCAGTATATCAGTTATAAAACCAGCATTGTGTTTGAAAAAATGAATGATGCCGTGGCCGCCGGAAAAACGGCGGAGGAAAAACTCAGAAACCTGATTCGCTGTCATTTGCAGGAATTCCAGAGCGACCGGCATATGGCGGTGATTTTTCAATCCGAGGTCCGGTATCTGCGGGATATTCAATCCCAGATCAAAGATATTTCTAAGATGTATCTGGACTTGTTGTCCGACATCATCGAACAGGGACAAATCGAGGGTTCCATCCGCCAGGATCTGTTTGTGGGCCTGGTAAAAAGGTTTATTCTGGGCGCTGTGGAAGGGGTGATCTCCACCTGGGTGTCCGCCGGGAGCCGTTATGATCTGGTGGCCATGGCAGACCCTCTGGTGGATTTGTATCTGAATGGCGTGAAAGAAGAATAA